The following proteins are encoded in a genomic region of Dyadobacter sp. UC 10:
- a CDS encoding TonB-dependent receptor, which translates to MQKSVRNKPVNWRKIMRIGLLQWIIVTLLAGGSYAKETSAQSVLSKDMTLSLKNVSLKEALEQIQEQVNTRFVYSSRVSVKEEVSIHVKNQKLSRVLDQLLSPRGIDYKLINNQIVLAKTKVSKEESFIIDMEEKLNNYVNPVDITIKGTVSSNDGQGTLPGVSVVLKGTTQGTTTDGDGKFTIVVPNTEAVLVFSFVGYISQEVRVGSRSEVNVSLETDNKALSEVVVVGYGTQKRVNLTGAVSTVQAKDLENRPLNNMSQILQGMVPNLNITFSTGQPGSGGNLNVRGETSINGGGPLVLIDGIPGDINRINPGDVESVSVLKDAAASAIYGARGAFGVILVTTKTAKSGKTSVSYSNNFGWSKPTVSTDFMTNGYEHTMLNDEAFKRATGNTYTRYSDEDYAELEARRYDKTENPARPWTVVKNVNGKDIYNYYGNYDWWNTIFDMTQPTMQHNLNLSGGTDKINYFLSGSAFQKDGIMRINKDRFNSYTLRTKVNAQLTPWLKVSNNTQYFDSRYKYPGREGGANANFVAITVHAMPAYAPRNPDGTATYNTLKNNYSIGDGLFANLLDGVAGGEKKVHELTTINTVTMDFTKNWNLVANHSYSFYIADDWYRSAVAQYSVQPGILTDVPNYNTDQLKKTFWFDPMNVTNVYTSYNQSIGKHYIGGTLGMNYETKKHQRLFGARKNLLSENLNDLNLGTGEQLVEGDSYQYSLFGAFFRVNYDYMGKYLLEVNGRYDGTSRFGEGRRYGFFPSVSAGWRISEEKFFDPIKGAVNNLKIRASYGTLGNQLPANNNSASYYPYISTMPTALSSWMTNGQKLNYVNNPNPISANLTWEKATTSNIGLDADFIKSKLNLSFDAYIRKTTDMLIPGQVLPAVYGATVPTQNAGDLETRGFELALSWRDQFKLAGKPFSYNASFILSDYKAKITKYDNPNKILSSRYEGQTIGEMWGYSIDGFFKTDEEAKAYPIDQTIVNKQRLSAPGDWSRLQAGDLKFIDVNGDGKISEGANTLADHGDLKIIGNTSPRFRYGINLGASWGGFDISALAQGIIRKNWYPGNNADKFWGPYSRPYYSFIPREFEKDVWTPENQDAYFPILRGYTALNGGGDLNARNDRYIQNVGYLRLKNVVIGYTIPAKLTTKVRIPNARIYVSGENLLTYTPLRSKYIDPEQFDGDGTNGRTYPLSKTVSAGLSINF; encoded by the coding sequence ATGCAAAAATCAGTACGTAACAAGCCGGTTAACTGGCGAAAAATCATGCGCATTGGACTGCTTCAATGGATTATCGTCACCCTGCTCGCAGGTGGCAGCTATGCGAAGGAAACTTCCGCCCAATCTGTTCTGAGCAAGGATATGACGCTGAGCCTGAAAAACGTGTCGCTTAAAGAAGCATTGGAGCAGATTCAGGAACAGGTGAATACACGCTTCGTTTACAGCAGCAGGGTTTCTGTCAAAGAGGAGGTTAGCATCCATGTTAAAAACCAGAAGCTTTCCAGAGTCCTCGACCAGCTGCTTTCACCGAGAGGAATTGATTACAAATTGATCAACAACCAGATCGTGCTGGCCAAGACCAAAGTCAGCAAAGAGGAGTCTTTCATTATCGATATGGAAGAGAAGCTCAATAACTACGTCAACCCGGTCGATATAACCATCAAAGGAACTGTAAGTTCCAATGACGGGCAGGGTACCTTACCCGGCGTGAGTGTGGTACTGAAGGGAACTACGCAGGGAACGACGACAGACGGTGACGGAAAATTCACCATCGTCGTGCCCAATACGGAGGCAGTGCTGGTTTTCAGCTTTGTGGGATATATCTCGCAGGAGGTTCGGGTAGGAAGCCGATCGGAAGTCAATGTTTCACTCGAAACCGACAACAAGGCGCTTTCAGAGGTGGTTGTAGTGGGTTACGGAACGCAAAAGAGGGTAAACCTGACCGGCGCCGTCAGTACCGTACAGGCCAAAGATCTTGAAAACAGGCCTTTGAACAATATGTCGCAAATCCTGCAAGGTATGGTGCCTAACCTGAACATTACCTTCAGCACCGGACAGCCGGGATCGGGCGGTAACCTGAACGTGCGCGGGGAAACTTCCATTAACGGCGGCGGCCCGCTGGTATTGATCGACGGTATCCCGGGAGATATCAACCGGATCAATCCGGGAGATGTGGAGTCTGTTTCGGTATTGAAAGATGCGGCTGCTTCCGCGATATATGGGGCCCGTGGCGCTTTCGGGGTGATTCTGGTCACTACCAAAACTGCAAAAAGCGGCAAAACGAGCGTTTCTTACAGCAACAATTTCGGCTGGTCGAAACCGACCGTCAGCACCGACTTCATGACAAACGGATATGAGCATACCATGCTGAACGACGAAGCTTTCAAACGTGCAACCGGTAATACTTACACCAGGTATTCAGACGAAGATTATGCCGAGCTGGAAGCCAGAAGGTATGATAAAACTGAAAATCCGGCGCGACCCTGGACTGTCGTGAAGAATGTGAACGGAAAAGACATTTATAACTACTACGGAAACTACGACTGGTGGAATACGATCTTCGATATGACCCAGCCGACAATGCAGCATAACCTTAACCTTTCGGGTGGAACGGACAAAATCAATTATTTCCTGTCCGGTTCAGCTTTTCAAAAGGACGGGATTATGCGTATCAATAAGGATCGTTTTAACTCCTACACGCTGCGTACAAAAGTCAATGCGCAGCTGACCCCGTGGCTCAAAGTCAGTAACAATACCCAGTATTTTGATTCCAGATACAAATATCCTGGGCGCGAAGGCGGTGCAAATGCAAACTTTGTGGCGATCACCGTGCATGCAATGCCGGCTTATGCACCCCGGAACCCGGATGGTACAGCCACCTATAATACGCTGAAAAATAACTATTCAATTGGAGACGGCCTTTTTGCCAATCTGCTGGATGGCGTTGCGGGAGGTGAAAAGAAAGTCCATGAGCTGACGACGATCAACACAGTCACGATGGATTTTACCAAAAACTGGAACCTGGTAGCGAACCACTCCTACTCGTTTTACATCGCCGATGACTGGTACCGGTCGGCCGTTGCTCAGTACTCGGTCCAGCCGGGCATACTGACGGACGTACCAAACTATAATACCGACCAGCTGAAAAAAACTTTCTGGTTTGACCCGATGAATGTGACCAACGTTTATACGTCCTACAACCAATCAATAGGTAAGCATTACATTGGCGGAACGCTCGGGATGAATTACGAGACTAAAAAGCATCAGCGGCTATTCGGTGCCAGAAAAAACCTGCTTTCCGAAAATCTGAATGACCTGAACCTGGGTACCGGCGAACAGCTGGTAGAAGGAGATTCCTACCAGTACTCCCTTTTCGGCGCGTTTTTCAGGGTTAATTATGACTATATGGGCAAATACCTGCTCGAAGTGAATGGTCGCTATGACGGTACTTCACGATTTGGCGAGGGACGGCGTTACGGTTTCTTCCCATCGGTTTCGGCAGGTTGGAGGATCAGTGAAGAGAAATTTTTCGATCCGATCAAAGGCGCGGTTAATAATCTTAAAATCAGAGCGTCCTACGGAACATTGGGCAACCAGCTTCCTGCCAATAACAACTCGGCAAGCTATTACCCTTACATTTCCACCATGCCGACAGCACTTTCAAGTTGGATGACAAATGGACAAAAGCTGAATTACGTCAATAACCCCAACCCGATTTCGGCTAATCTGACCTGGGAAAAAGCGACGACCTCCAATATTGGTCTGGACGCTGATTTTATCAAAAGCAAGCTGAACCTGTCTTTTGACGCCTATATCCGGAAAACGACCGATATGCTGATCCCTGGCCAGGTACTGCCTGCGGTATACGGCGCAACCGTGCCTACCCAGAATGCAGGAGACCTGGAAACCCGCGGTTTCGAGCTGGCGCTTAGCTGGAGGGACCAGTTTAAGCTGGCCGGAAAGCCATTTTCTTATAATGCTTCATTTATATTATCCGACTACAAAGCGAAGATTACGAAATATGATAACCCGAACAAGATCCTTTCCAGCCGCTATGAAGGCCAGACGATCGGTGAAATGTGGGGCTATTCGATCGACGGATTCTTCAAAACCGATGAAGAAGCGAAGGCTTATCCTATTGACCAGACCATCGTGAACAAGCAGCGTTTGAGCGCACCGGGCGATTGGAGCCGGTTGCAGGCAGGGGATTTAAAATTCATAGATGTGAATGGCGACGGGAAAATATCGGAAGGCGCCAATACCCTTGCCGATCACGGTGACCTAAAAATCATCGGAAATACCAGCCCAAGATTCCGCTACGGTATCAATCTGGGCGCTTCATGGGGTGGTTTCGACATTTCGGCGCTGGCGCAGGGTATCATCCGTAAAAACTGGTACCCGGGTAACAATGCAGACAAATTCTGGGGGCCTTATTCGCGACCTTACTATTCATTCATTCCAAGGGAATTTGAAAAAGATGTGTGGACACCCGAAAACCAGGACGCTTATTTCCCTATTCTGCGCGGCTACACGGCGTTGAACGGTGGCGGCGACCTGAATGCAAGGAACGACCGGTACATTCAGAATGTAGGTTATCTGCGGTTAAAAAATGTAGTGATCGGTTATACAATCCCTGCCAAGCTTACCACGAAGGTCCGCATTCCGAATGCAAGGATTTACGTAAGCGGCGAAAACCTGCTGACCTACACACCGCTGCGCAGCAAATACATTGACCCGGAACAATTCGACGGGGACGGCACAAACGGAAGAACCTATCCTCTTTCCAAAACCGTCTCTGCTGGTTTGAGCATTAATTTCTAA
- a CDS encoding FecR family protein, protein MKPPFPPALLQKYLSGQCTEEEKVQVEAWYDSMQGETAFLDQLPETDVAGIQENTFLGIKNQLGFEENKPEQTINWRWLTSIAASVLIAAGVYFLYHIKNQSKEQIIAQRHVRKEAVALVTFRNEAKRIVIHRLPDRSSVAMHPDAIITYPQKFDSAQRAVTFSGEGFFDIQKDPSRPFLIESGELVIRVLGTSFNVKAPVSRKVVQVDVVTGSVQVSARGKVGNPQQVTLKPKEQALFEAGSGKLTARAIAPQIRKPIYEPVTIVFEETPMNTVTEQLEKRFNVNISLSNPGLAHCSVTANFESQPLSSILEMLCTTLEASYSLSGETITISGAPCE, encoded by the coding sequence ATGAAGCCGCCATTCCCGCCTGCCCTACTTCAGAAATATTTATCGGGCCAATGCACCGAAGAGGAAAAGGTGCAGGTGGAAGCCTGGTACGACTCGATGCAGGGGGAAACCGCATTTCTCGATCAACTGCCCGAAACGGACGTGGCAGGGATTCAGGAAAATACGTTTTTGGGAATAAAGAACCAGCTGGGCTTTGAAGAAAATAAGCCGGAACAAACCATTAACTGGCGCTGGCTCACCAGTATTGCGGCCTCTGTGCTGATCGCGGCGGGCGTTTATTTTCTATATCATATTAAAAACCAGTCGAAAGAGCAGATCATTGCGCAAAGGCATGTGCGGAAAGAAGCCGTCGCGCTGGTTACATTCCGGAACGAGGCGAAACGCATTGTTATCCACCGCCTTCCCGATCGCAGCTCCGTGGCGATGCACCCGGATGCGATCATCACCTATCCCCAAAAATTCGATTCTGCTCAGCGGGCTGTGACGTTTTCAGGAGAGGGCTTTTTCGATATTCAGAAAGACCCTTCGAGACCATTTCTGATCGAAAGCGGCGAGCTGGTGATCCGTGTACTGGGTACCAGTTTCAATGTAAAAGCACCGGTGAGCAGAAAGGTAGTCCAGGTAGACGTGGTGACCGGCAGCGTGCAGGTATCTGCGCGTGGCAAGGTAGGGAATCCGCAGCAGGTAACCCTTAAACCGAAAGAGCAGGCATTGTTCGAAGCGGGCTCAGGGAAACTTACGGCCAGGGCGATTGCGCCGCAGATCAGAAAACCAATTTACGAACCGGTAACTATTGTGTTTGAAGAAACCCCAATGAACACGGTGACCGAGCAGCTGGAAAAACGATTTAATGTCAATATTTCTTTGTCAAACCCCGGCCTGGCCCATTGCAGCGTCACCGCCAACTTTGAATCACAGCCTCTGAGCAGCATTCTTGAAATGCTCTGTACCACCTTAGAGGCCAGTTATTCATTAAGTGGCGAGACGATTACGATCAGCGGGGCACCCTGTGAATAA
- a CDS encoding RNA polymerase sigma factor — protein MNYIYANCSDENILALIREQHDELAFETLYNRYFKSLFNYAYSKVNDQFSAQEIVQELFVNLWQQRENMHAECCRSLLFTIAKRQIISFYRKEATRRRHYDQWTIQRPEHEETADQTALVSDLEHRYQTGLHLLPPKCQEVFVLSRQGFANRQIAEQLLISEKTVEQHITKALRVLRAHLKEHIIYAFILSLIF, from the coding sequence ATGAACTACATTTACGCGAACTGTTCCGATGAAAATATCCTTGCGCTGATCCGTGAGCAGCACGATGAGCTGGCATTTGAAACGCTTTACAACCGTTACTTCAAATCGCTGTTCAACTATGCTTACAGCAAGGTCAATGATCAGTTTTCGGCCCAGGAGATTGTCCAGGAACTGTTTGTGAACCTTTGGCAGCAACGTGAAAACATGCATGCAGAATGCTGCCGGTCGCTCCTTTTTACCATTGCCAAAAGACAAATTATCTCCTTTTACCGAAAAGAAGCCACCCGCCGCCGCCATTACGACCAATGGACGATCCAGCGCCCTGAACACGAAGAAACCGCCGACCAAACCGCGCTGGTTTCCGATCTAGAACACCGCTATCAGACTGGATTACACCTGCTGCCCCCAAAATGCCAGGAGGTTTTTGTCCTGAGCCGGCAGGGCTTTGCCAACAGGCAGATCGCCGAACAGCTATTAATCTCGGAAAAGACCGTTGAGCAGCATATTACCAAGGCGCTGCGCGTACTGAGAGCACATCTGAAGGAGCATATCATTTATGCTTTTATACTGTCCCTGATTTTTTAA